In Haloterrigena turkmenica DSM 5511, a single genomic region encodes these proteins:
- a CDS encoding YihY/virulence factor BrkB family protein — MADSSRFALVRDVVAVAHERQLSVTAAGLAYHAFNTLVPLVILALVGASLVDGLEPLVSTLEAAAGIEGAVTDGGLEGMTGGSARTRAALLAVAVLLWSAVRLFQAINSAFTDVYGARTDESYVATTTTVTLVTALYVVLVTVTIAVGVALVTVVGVSLSVVVDGGWTAAGSTLLLAGLLLAVFFPMYYLFPQPNVSVGEVLPGTAFAAVSWTVLAVGFRFCVSTSESVALFGIAGAILLVLTWVYLGGLCLLLGAVLNAVRADHVDPEEKWVPMETAWPVDRTD, encoded by the coding sequence GCCTACCACGCGTTCAACACGCTCGTTCCGCTGGTCATCCTGGCGCTGGTCGGCGCCTCGCTCGTCGACGGACTCGAGCCGCTGGTGTCGACGCTCGAGGCGGCGGCCGGGATCGAGGGCGCGGTGACCGACGGCGGCCTCGAGGGGATGACCGGCGGCAGCGCTCGGACGCGGGCGGCGCTGCTCGCCGTGGCGGTGCTGCTCTGGAGCGCCGTCCGGCTGTTTCAGGCGATAAACAGCGCGTTCACGGACGTGTACGGCGCCCGGACGGACGAGTCGTACGTGGCGACCACGACAACGGTGACGCTCGTGACGGCCCTCTACGTCGTCCTCGTGACGGTGACGATCGCGGTCGGCGTCGCGCTGGTCACCGTCGTCGGCGTCAGCCTCTCGGTGGTCGTCGACGGCGGCTGGACGGCGGCCGGTAGCACCCTGTTGCTGGCCGGGCTGCTGCTCGCGGTCTTCTTCCCGATGTATTACCTCTTTCCCCAGCCCAACGTCTCGGTCGGCGAGGTACTCCCCGGGACGGCCTTCGCGGCGGTCTCCTGGACCGTCCTGGCCGTCGGCTTCCGGTTCTGCGTTTCGACGTCCGAAAGCGTCGCCCTGTTCGGAATCGCCGGCGCCATTCTGTTGGTCCTGACGTGGGTGTACCTGGGCGGGCTCTGTCTCCTGCTCGGGGCCGTTCTCAACGCCGTCCGCGCGGATCACGTCGATCCCGAAGAGAAGTGGGTCCCGATGGAAACGGCGTGGCCGGTCGATCGAACTGATTAG